One Poecile atricapillus isolate bPoeAtr1 chromosome 29, bPoeAtr1.hap1, whole genome shotgun sequence genomic window carries:
- the TACR1 gene encoding substance-P receptor isoform X4, with product MDESPALSAELEHLNSSQNESWSNPFVQAPWQVALWAAAYALIVVVAVVGNAVVMWIVLAHKRMRTVTNYLLVNLAFAEASMAALNTVVNFSYAVHNEWYFGHAYCRFHNFFPIAAVFASIYSMTAIALDRYVAIIHPLRPRLSAAATKALVGLIWLLALLLAAPQGYFSVTAELPGRSVCLVEWPEPGGAVSGKTYHFSMTVLLYLLPLLVIGCAYGAVGRTLWASAIPGDSSDRYHEQVSAKRKVRNPGNSGNSGIRGFPANLHKVRNSGNSGIQRFPAHPNHAKVMAKHKVRNSGIQGFLANLHKVRDSGNSGIRGFPANLHRTVQLRCSWLGWEDHQGQEVWNIQRG from the exons ATGGACGAATCCCCGGCGCTCTCGGCGGAGCTGGAGCACCTCAACTCCTCCCAGAACGAGTCGTGGTCCAACCCCTTCGTGCAGGCGCCGTGGCAGGTGGCCCTGTGGGCCGCGGCTTACGCCCTCATCGTGGTGGTGGCCGTGGTGGGCAACGCCGTGGTGATGTGGATCGTGCTGGCCCACAAGAGGATGCGCACGGTCACCAATTACCTGCTGGTCAACCTGGCCTTCGCCGAGGCCTCCATGGCGGCGCTCAACACGGTGGTGAACTTCAGCTATGCCGTGCACAACGAGTGGTACTTCGGCCACGCCTACTGCCGCTTCCACAACTTCTTCCCCATCGCCGCCGTCTTCGCCAGCATCTACTCCATGACGGCCATCGCGCTCGACAG GTACGTTGCCATCATCCACCCGCTCCGGCCTCGCCTCTCGGCCGCGGCCACCAAGGCTCTGGTGGGGCTGATCTGGCTCCTGGCGCTCCTGCTCGCCGCTCCACAGGGATATTTCTCCGTCACCGCCGAGCTCCCGGGAAGATCCGTCTGCCTCGTGGAGTGGCCGGAGCCCGGAGGAGCCGTGTCCGGAAAAAC gtACCACTTTTCCATGACGGTGCTGCTGTACCTGCTGCCGCTGCTGGTGATCGGCTGCGCCTACGGCGCCGTCGGCCGCACGCTCTGGGCCAGCGCCATCCCCGGAGACTCCTCCGACCGCTACCACGAGCAGGTGTCGGCCAAGAGGAAGGTgaggaatcccgggaattccgggaattctgggatccGAGGATTCCCGGCCAATCTCCACAAGGTgaggaattccgggaattctgggatccaACGATTCCCGGCCCATCCCAACCATGCAAAGGTCATGGCCAAGCACAAGGTGAGGAATTCTGGGATCCAAGGATTCCTGGCCAATCTCCACAAG GTGAGGgattctgggaattccgggatccGAGGATTCCCGGCCAATCTCCACAGAACAGTTCAGTTGAGATGTTCCTGGTTGGGTTGGGAAGATCACCAAGGTCAAGAAGTTTGGAATATCCAGAGGGGTTGA
- the TACR1 gene encoding substance-P receptor isoform X5 — protein MDESPALSAELEHLNSSQNESWSNPFVQAPWQVALWAAAYALIVVVAVVGNAVVMWIVLAHKRMRTVTNYLLVNLAFAEASMAALNTVVNFSYAVHNEWYFGHAYCRFHNFFPIAAVFASIYSMTAIALDRYVAIIHPLRPRLSAAATKALVGLIWLLALLLAAPQGYFSVTAELPGRSVCLVEWPEPGGAVSGKTYHFSMTVLLYLLPLLVIGCAYGAVGRTLWASAIPGDSSDRYHEQVSAKRKVRNPGNSGNSGIRGFPANLHKVRNSGIQGFLANLHKVRNPGNSGNSGIRGFLTNLHKVRDSGNSGIRGFPANLHRTVQLRCSWLGWEDHQGQEVWNIQRG, from the exons ATGGACGAATCCCCGGCGCTCTCGGCGGAGCTGGAGCACCTCAACTCCTCCCAGAACGAGTCGTGGTCCAACCCCTTCGTGCAGGCGCCGTGGCAGGTGGCCCTGTGGGCCGCGGCTTACGCCCTCATCGTGGTGGTGGCCGTGGTGGGCAACGCCGTGGTGATGTGGATCGTGCTGGCCCACAAGAGGATGCGCACGGTCACCAATTACCTGCTGGTCAACCTGGCCTTCGCCGAGGCCTCCATGGCGGCGCTCAACACGGTGGTGAACTTCAGCTATGCCGTGCACAACGAGTGGTACTTCGGCCACGCCTACTGCCGCTTCCACAACTTCTTCCCCATCGCCGCCGTCTTCGCCAGCATCTACTCCATGACGGCCATCGCGCTCGACAG GTACGTTGCCATCATCCACCCGCTCCGGCCTCGCCTCTCGGCCGCGGCCACCAAGGCTCTGGTGGGGCTGATCTGGCTCCTGGCGCTCCTGCTCGCCGCTCCACAGGGATATTTCTCCGTCACCGCCGAGCTCCCGGGAAGATCCGTCTGCCTCGTGGAGTGGCCGGAGCCCGGAGGAGCCGTGTCCGGAAAAAC gtACCACTTTTCCATGACGGTGCTGCTGTACCTGCTGCCGCTGCTGGTGATCGGCTGCGCCTACGGCGCCGTCGGCCGCACGCTCTGGGCCAGCGCCATCCCCGGAGACTCCTCCGACCGCTACCACGAGCAGGTGTCGGCCAAGAGGAAGGTgaggaatcccgggaattccgggaattctgggatccGAGGATTCCCGGCCAATCTCCACAAG GTGAGGAATTCTGGGATCCAAGGATTCCTGGCCAATCTCCACAAG GTgaggaatcccgggaattccgggaattctgggatccGAGGATTCCTGACCAATCTCCACAAGGTGAGGgattctgggaattccgggatccGAGGATTCCCGGCCAATCTCCACAGAACAGTTCAGTTGAGATGTTCCTGGTTGGGTTGGGAAGATCACCAAGGTCAAGAAGTTTGGAATATCCAGAGGGGTTGA
- the TACR1 gene encoding substance-P receptor isoform X3, which yields MDESPALSAELEHLNSSQNESWSNPFVQAPWQVALWAAAYALIVVVAVVGNAVVMWIVLAHKRMRTVTNYLLVNLAFAEASMAALNTVVNFSYAVHNEWYFGHAYCRFHNFFPIAAVFASIYSMTAIALDRYVAIIHPLRPRLSAAATKALVGLIWLLALLLAAPQGYFSVTAELPGRSVCLVEWPEPGGAVSGKTYHFSMTVLLYLLPLLVIGCAYGAVGRTLWASAIPGDSSDRYHEQVSAKRKVRNPGNSGNSGIRGFPANLHKVRNSGNSGIQRFPAHPNHAKVMAKHKVRNSGIQGFLANLHKVRNPGNSGNSGIRGFLTNLHKVRDSGNSGIRGFPANLHRTVQLRCSWLGWEDHQGQEVWNIQRG from the exons ATGGACGAATCCCCGGCGCTCTCGGCGGAGCTGGAGCACCTCAACTCCTCCCAGAACGAGTCGTGGTCCAACCCCTTCGTGCAGGCGCCGTGGCAGGTGGCCCTGTGGGCCGCGGCTTACGCCCTCATCGTGGTGGTGGCCGTGGTGGGCAACGCCGTGGTGATGTGGATCGTGCTGGCCCACAAGAGGATGCGCACGGTCACCAATTACCTGCTGGTCAACCTGGCCTTCGCCGAGGCCTCCATGGCGGCGCTCAACACGGTGGTGAACTTCAGCTATGCCGTGCACAACGAGTGGTACTTCGGCCACGCCTACTGCCGCTTCCACAACTTCTTCCCCATCGCCGCCGTCTTCGCCAGCATCTACTCCATGACGGCCATCGCGCTCGACAG GTACGTTGCCATCATCCACCCGCTCCGGCCTCGCCTCTCGGCCGCGGCCACCAAGGCTCTGGTGGGGCTGATCTGGCTCCTGGCGCTCCTGCTCGCCGCTCCACAGGGATATTTCTCCGTCACCGCCGAGCTCCCGGGAAGATCCGTCTGCCTCGTGGAGTGGCCGGAGCCCGGAGGAGCCGTGTCCGGAAAAAC gtACCACTTTTCCATGACGGTGCTGCTGTACCTGCTGCCGCTGCTGGTGATCGGCTGCGCCTACGGCGCCGTCGGCCGCACGCTCTGGGCCAGCGCCATCCCCGGAGACTCCTCCGACCGCTACCACGAGCAGGTGTCGGCCAAGAGGAAGGTgaggaatcccgggaattccgggaattctgggatccGAGGATTCCCGGCCAATCTCCACAAGGTgaggaattccgggaattctgggatccaACGATTCCCGGCCCATCCCAACCATGCAAAGGTCATGGCCAAGCACAAGGTGAGGAATTCTGGGATCCAAGGATTCCTGGCCAATCTCCACAAG GTgaggaatcccgggaattccgggaattctgggatccGAGGATTCCTGACCAATCTCCACAAGGTGAGGgattctgggaattccgggatccGAGGATTCCCGGCCAATCTCCACAGAACAGTTCAGTTGAGATGTTCCTGGTTGGGTTGGGAAGATCACCAAGGTCAAGAAGTTTGGAATATCCAGAGGGGTTGA